Proteins encoded by one window of Vitis vinifera cultivar Pinot Noir 40024 chromosome 10, ASM3070453v1:
- the LOC100853114 gene encoding cysteine proteinase inhibitor 1, which yields MAWGQNPLFLFLTAALLLLNGGFAARTEALAGGWRPIKNISDPRVQEIGEFAVTEHNKQATESLKFQSVVSGETQVVSGTNYRLVVVAEDGGVSNKYEAVVWEKPWMGFRNLTSFTRV from the coding sequence ATGGCGTGGGGGCAAAACCCTCTTTTCCTATTCCTGACCGCCGCTCTCCTTCTCCTCAATGGAGGCTTCGCCGCCCGGACAGAGGCTCTCGCCGGTGGCTGGCGTCCGATCAAGAACATTAGCGACCCACGCGTGCAAGAGATCGGAGAATTCGCCGTGACGGAGCACAACAAGCAGGCGACGGAGAGTCTGAAGTTCCAGAGCGTGGTCTCCGGCGAGACTCAGGTGGTGTCAGGCACCAATTACCGGCTTGTGGTCGTGGCGGAGGACGGCGGCGTTTCGAACAAGTATGAAGCAGTTGTTTGGGAGAAACCTTGGATGGGTTTCAGAAACCTCACTTCCTTTACGCGCGTGTAG
- the LOC100853073 gene encoding uncharacterized protein LOC100853073 codes for MKQKVVLSVSLNYKKKCPCFIFGKLTSHSKALQIAAGSSGVESAAWKGEDKSKLEVSGDSIDLIALTKKLKKKIGYTSIVTVEEKKEEKKEEKKEEVPALVYHPMGFPQYQYYELPPSNHGFCTIF; via the exons ATGAAG CAAAAGGTGGTACTGAGCGTCTCCCTTAATTACAAGAAGAAGTGCCCATGCTTTATTTTTGGCAAGCTCACCAGCCATTCCAAAGCCTTGCAGATTGCAGCTGGTTCATCTG GAGTTGAATCTGCAGCATGGAAAGGCGAGGACAAGAGTAAACTCGAAGTTAGTGGTGACAGCATCGATCTGATTGCACTGACAAAGAAGCTGAAGAAGAAAATTGGATACACGAGTATAGTAACCgttgaggaaaagaaagaagagaagaaggaagaaaagaaggaagaagtTCCAGCTCTAGTATACCATCCAATGGGGTTCCCACAGTATCAGTATTATGAGCTCCCGCCCAGCAACCATGGCTTCTGCACTATCTTCTAA
- the LOC100853035 gene encoding heavy metal-associated isoprenylated plant protein 3 produces the protein MKQKVVLGVSLSYKKSWPCFLFGELTCPSKAMKIVSGFHGVESVTWKDDKSKLEVTGEIDPVCLTRKLRKKIGPITIISVEEKKEEKKEEKKEEKKEEKKIEYIGTQWVPCPLVYDNYNPDPCTIL, from the exons ATGAAG CAAAAGGTGGTACTCGGTGTCTCCCTTAGTTACAAGAAGTCGTGGCCTTGTTTTCTTTTCGGCGAGCTCACTTGCCCTTCCAAAGCTATGAAGATTGTATCCGGTTTCCATG GTGTTGAATCTGTAACATGGAAAGATGACAAGAGTAAACTTGAGGTTACTGGTGAGATTGATCCGGTTTGCCTGACAAGGAAGCTGAGGAAGAAAATTGGACCTATAACAATAATAAGcgtggaagaaaagaaagaagaaaagaaggaagaaaagaaagaagaaaagaaggaagaaaagaagattGAATACATTGGCACTCAATGGGTTCCATGTCCGCTGGTCTATGACAATTACAACCCTGACCCCTGCACCATCTTATAA
- the LOC109122015 gene encoding disease resistance protein RGA5, whose translation MKQKIVMKTHMNCQKCRSKALQIVAEGEGVDFVAIEGDQKDKVVVIGIGVDPIKLTCNLRKKVGPTDIISVSEVKSK comes from the exons ATGAAG CAAAAGATAGTGATGAAGACACACATGAACTGCCAGAAATGCAGGAGCAAGGCACTCCAGATTGTTGCAGAAGGAGAAG GTGTGGACTTTGTGGCGATAGAAGGAGACCAGAAGGACAAGGTGGTGGTGATCGGAATTGGAGTCGATCCCATCAAATTGACCTGTAATTTGAGGAAGAAGGTTGGTCCTACGGATATTATCAGTGTCTCAGAGGTGAAATCTAAGTAA